DNA sequence from the Halichoerus grypus chromosome 8, mHalGry1.hap1.1, whole genome shotgun sequence genome:
GGACAGGGGAAACTTCTAAGTGTTtaaagccaaagagaaaagatAGTCATGGGGAAAATATAATCTACTTTAAGAGCTTTCAAAGAATTCTTCCACCTCCAGGTCAGTGTTCTAGCAGTTTCTGTTTCACATTGCTTCGTGGCTGACTTGCTTATTTTTACTTCAGATCCAGAAACAGCAAGGCCCAGCAATTCCAAAATCACCACCACACTGGGTCTGGTCGTCCATGCTGCAGGTAGGGTTGGATGGCAGTGAGACCCCTTTGTCTTCTGTCCCAGCGTGGGAGGCTTAGTGCGTACATCCCAGGGACTGTCCCCATGAACTGCGGAGAGGGTTGCTTCATGAAGTCTTCCAACACAAGCACAAGCCCGGGCGTACTCAAGTGTCAGGGATTTGCAAGCTAagaacaattttttatttttttagtggagGAAAATATTTTGTGGCACATGAAAGTTACATGCAATTCAAATTCCAGCgcctgtaaataaagttttttggaacacagccatgcccacttATTTACATATCATCTGTGGCTGCCTttgcaaagcctgaaatatttcgtgtctggccctttaagaaaaaatgtgCTGACCTCTGCCCTAAAGCCTCATCTGGAAAAGAGCCTTGACATTGTCCTGAAGAGCCCTGTTGCTCAGTATAAACCCAAAGTGCCCGTTGAGGCAGAGGCGGGCTGTAGAATGCCAAAGGCGCAGCATCGCTGACTGGGCATGCCTTAGAGTCCTAACTGAAGACCAGTCCCAGCAGTACGAGTCTGTGACTGACAAAGGCATGTGGGAGATGGCACACTGTCACCTGGACCTTTCGGTAGAACATGTTTATCTGACAAAAGTTCATCCATTCAGCCAATATTTACTTCTTGTGTATAAGTCATCTATGTAGAGTTGGAGtgtctttattttgtgttttttcatcTACAAGACACAGAGATGCTTACTTTGCAATCTTTGCAATTTCTGTTGTAACAGCTGACATATTGAATATTTGGGGCCAGGTGCTAAGCTGTTTAcgtatgttatctcatttaaccctcatgaAAATCCTAAGAATACATATTTCCTTgaccccattttagagatgagaaggCTAAGGTTCAGAAAAGTTAAGGAACCTTCCCAGAGTCAGATGCAGCTCTCCCTGCCTCTAAAGCCCACACACGAAACTATTAcactattgttgttgttgttgttgttatagtattttatattttattttttccaaatttagcGGATGGTGTGGCCTTAGGAGCAGCAGCCTCTACTTCACAGACTAGCGTCCAGTTAATTGTGTTTGTGGCAATAATGCTACATAAGGTAAGCAGAATTTTagtggaagatttaatattgaatatgttcataattaaaatttctctttggtCATTGGTATTTTTTTGGAATGGgaagatttttttagtttttataattgACATTCATTTGAGATAGCTGACCAGCTCTGTTCATAGCTAGGATTTTttgctactatttttttaaactttcacttGAAGGGACTTTTTTAATGGTCATACACACAAACTCTTAAATTCTCTAcagatttctatattttaaagtaatttttgttcataaatgtttttgtttttcttatactcTTTTCTTGATTGTCTTTTCCTACTAtctaagaaacacacacacacacacaagtaggaTATTTTCTTAGCTTAGAACATTAATTCCTAAAAGGCAGAACTCAGTCTTGGTACCATGcctgtttttttttgtgtgtgagaattCAGTCAAATGACATGTGCTTCATAATATAGAAGCGATCCATACTTTAATTaggaatactttttcttttccaggcaCCAGCTGCTTTTGGGCTGGTTTCCTTCCTAATGCATGCTGGCCTAGAACGGAATCGAATCAGAAAACACTTACTGGTCTTTGCACTGGCAGCCCCAGTTATGTCCATGGTGACATACTTAGGACTAAGTAAGGTAAGTCTGATCATTCCTAGCTTATCTAGACAAGTATCTAATTCTTTTGTGATTTACCAGAACCTGTGgtcttttatgttgatttttgCAATTAAGTTACTCCCTCAAACAAAGATGAAATTACAAGTAAAAGCCAGTACAGGGTAAACATCTTAATTCCAAGGCATTCTCTTCATAAATTTAGAGCATTTTCCTATTCATtcaatttcaaaatttcttcCCCATCAGTTCTGAAAACATTTGCACAGATATATGATCTTTAAAATAGCATAACTCAAGCCTAACCAAACACACTAATTTTGTTTGACAGATATATAATAAGTCACAACAgtacatatttaatgtttaaGCAGGCGCATGAAGAGTGAGGGACAAGCAAACAGCAGTTTTGAGGAGAATAGGGGATGAGCAGAGATGTCTGTATTCTCATATCACCAAATACTAAATATCCAGTTCTTTATCATTGCACTGAACATAACGTCAGACCTGAAGTAACATGTGTCCCTTGTCAGTTCCGAGCCTGGGCATTCTTCCCTGTTGTTCCAGGTGGACCTTTCCCTGCCGTCTAGTTCTGTCCCCTGGGGCTGTAGGTCTTAACAACCCTCCCTGTAGTACTTCAGTGTCAACTGACTGGCCACCGGAGAAAAATCTTAGAACCAAACTGACTCAGGGCTAGTTCATGGAACTGCTTTCCCCCATACTCTCCCTGAGGGTCATTGATTCTTCTGAGTGTCATTCCATTCATAGTTGATACAGTAAAACTTGTATTAAAAGGAACATATGAGAAATGAGGTGGTTAAAACACGATTAAGTTCCTGTTAATCCGGTTTGTTGATCTGGATTGCTAACAAATGAGGTATTATAAAAACCCTCTTTGATCGTTCGAAgactcttttcttcttccagtcaACAAGCAATATATAGTTCCTTTTTAAGTATTACCCTATTTATCACTTCATTGATCAGTGCAAGTCTTTAGAACTTCTGACAGGAAGGTATAATTCTGGAGGCATGGGGTTACATGTTGCATTATGGCGTGttctcttcttaaaaatttaattgattGTCATAGTCCATaggtccactttttttttttatttaaagattttatttatttatttgacagagagacaggagagagggaacacaagcagggggagtgggagagggagaagcaggcttcccgctgagcatggagcccgatgcggggctcgatcccaggaccctgggatcatgacctgagctgaaggcagccgcttaaccgactgagccacccaggtgccccaataggtccacttttttaatagaaaaagttGAAATTAATTGTGTCAAGATTAGCTTATAAGATGTTTCTGCCTCTGTGAGGGCAGGTACTGCATCTCGATTCCCACTGTATCTCAAGCACCAGCCTAGAGCCTGGTGTATAGGGATGTTTGTTAAATGTTagtagaataaatgaatgtatgaaattTAATACTTGCATTAATAATGCCGTTGATTCCATTGTAAGAATAATACATGCCAGACCTGTTCAACCAGACTTGAAGTTTGTTTGAAAAAGCAATTGTGTACGTCATCAATAGTCTTAAATTTGGAAGCTTCTCATCAATAACAAAATTGCTCTGATCTCAAGATGTCCCCAGTGTCCCATATCGGACCAGTTGtgaacactgtttttttttttttaatcaggactTCTTCCTGACCCTGAATTTTACttgtcttaatttttcttctttctctctctctctctctctcttcattcacAGAGCAGTAAAGAAGCCCTTTCAGAGGTCAATGCCACTGGAGTGGCCATGCTTTTCTCTGCCGGGACATTTCTTTATGTTGCCACAGTACATGTCCTCCCTGAGGTGGGCGGAATGGGGCACAGCCACAGATCCGACCCCACTGGCGGGAGGGGCCTCAGCCGCCTGGAGGTGGCCGCCCTGGTTCTGGGTTGCCTCATCCCGCTCATCCTGTCAGTAGGACACCAGCATTAAAGGTCGGATTCGGGCCTCAGGCCACAGCTGTTCGCCATCCCGTGAGAACAGCCAGCACGTGACAGCTGCTCACTTCCTCAGTCTCTTGTCTCACCTTGCCCCATCTCCACCTGTGTTCCTAGAGTCCGGAGGGAGGTGAGATTAAAAGCTGGAGTAATGGAAAGCTTTTAGAGTAGAAACAACACACTGCGACTGGATAGAGACATTCcgttgtgttgtttttttaaaaggcccTTGGCATTTTGAGTTTTGATGTTTCTCTTAACCCTATGCTCAGGGAAGATGGAatttcattttaaggaaaagtGGAGAACTTCATACTCACAATGAAAAAGTAATTATGAAAGTATAGTGTTCTGTAATTAAGCTGGATCTCTGTCTTAGTTTagaggctctgccacttactttaTCCATTGATTTTTAACATGGTTCTCACCGTGTAAGACTGGTGCTTTAGCGTCTGTGCCACACGCCTTGATAAAGGTCATAATGCCCACTGTCTTAGATGCTAAGGACAATTGTAGTTTATTTGGGGCAAGAGTCAGGAAAATGACAGCAAGGCACATGAAAAGCTGACTTTTTACTCGAGAGCTGTCCGTTGAAAAGAGGATGTCTAGAGAGACTCAACACCTCCTTTCGcgtctgcctctgcctctttaaAGAGAGCCCGCTGTTCCATCAGTGGAGCAACAGAGATGGACTAGCATCGAAGGAGGCCACTAGTATTTCTTCTCAAGTTCTCCTTTGCAGAATACCTGCCTCCAATGCAAAGGAGCCAAGTTCTGGTAGGTTCAGGCCCACTCAGGCTTTCCTTCAAAAACAGTCAGATCCCAAAGTGTCTTTTGAAATGAAGGGATGTTAATTTCAAGTAAATTTGGATAGTAACTGACGTTTTTgtcataatctttttaaaagtaagataaCCAAAACCCTGTgttgtccctttttttctttttacgtATTTATCTTAGCAGACTAGCAGTCCCTCTGGCAAAATACTTGGTGTCCTTTGGAGAGTGCTGGGTCAGCGTCACGTAAGCACCTGTAGCAGTGAAGAGAGTCAAGATGTAGGACAAGTGGGAAGTGTTTGCCTCTTGATTTAAAGCTTATTGAAATCATGTCTCTTGTCTCTTCATCTTTTCCATGCTTTCCTCCTgacctcccccccagcccctcctccctatCTATAATTTGCTGCTTACTGCGGGTGGCGATGTTGGTATCTGTGTGAATTGAATTCTCATCAGGACAACCACTTCTTGAACTGTGATGATGAAGATAACATTGTCTCTGTTCTTTATTCCCTTCAATGAAGTTACCTTTGTGTCAAATGCAACTTTGTTAACCCCTTAAAATATCACTTCCTCATATGTGAGATGACACAATCACTAATATTCTGGTCATTTAAACAGTTGAGATAGTAAAAGTGTTTAACAAACTGGGATGATTTTTCCGTATTTGCCAAATCCCTGTAAACTTTGTGTTATCAACTAAGTGTATAATAGtatgttattaatttattttgatctTCTGTACCATTTCAAAACACATTATATAAAGAGGGAACCAAGATTATGTTCTTCAGGGCAGTGGGTTTAGGAGTTCGTAAAATGTCTTATATGACGTATATGCCAGCATGCCtgtaatttctttatttccttcctggaTTTGTCACTGGGTCAGCAGCTATGGAAACAGAACTTGCGAGCCCTCTGCCGGCCGTAGACCAAAGTAGCATAAATAGGATAGGGTTTTGTATAGTGGCTGGCAACCATTGCATACGATGTTAAAACCAACAGAAGGCACAGTCTGGAAAGTCTGAGTGACTTTCCTGATAACAACTCTGACTTATGGGAGTCATGGGGCTTCGTCTGGCCCTTCGAGATGTCATGGTTGCCTTGATTCTCCCTGGAAATTTACTTTGTTAATAAATAGTACATCTTAGTGTCTGGTTTGGTTTGGGTAGCAGCACTTTCTATCATACTGTTGCGTGCAATGATGAGAAATTCGTTCTGCTGGCCAAAGCCTCTTTCAGCAGTGCTTTGCCATCATTAAAAGTTTGGCTAGAATATCTTGCTTGGTAGGGGGGGCCTTGAACTTTGGCAAGGACTGAACCATCAAACTTCCAAATTTGCGTTCCCCTCTGGACCTTGCGTTAACAAGCAGACCTTGCAAGGCCTACCAGCTTTTGGGAGCTGCGGGCTTTCCCAGATTTTAAAGCTGCTGCCTCAGGAGCTACTCATTTCTCTCCTGGTCAGCAGGCAGAAATAGCCATACTAACCTTAGAGGGCTCAAACGCACCTCTAGGCAGCAGGGGACCAAGCAGCATGGCAGACGCTTTCTTCACTGGGGAGGAACTTGCTCGTGCTGGGCAGTGTCCCAGAAGGGGCCACAGCGGTGGTCACTTACTGGCACATTTCAGTTCTGTTTTCCTCTTGTGTTCACTGCCTCCTTAGATGTAGATGCCTTAATGCTCTCATGCATTTGGAAACATTGGCAATACTTAAGTTGCTGCCGTGATCACAGATGGAATTATTGGCTACCAAAGAGATGCACCTGATGATGAAGAGTACAGCCCTCCCTTCCTCATAACCAAAGTTAGTCTTCATTGCAATTTGACTCCATTTCCTTGGTAGGGACAGATTTCTTCAGATTCCGAATGCACTCTTAAATGGCAAATGAAGGTGGAAAACGCTACTGGCCCATTCCCCTCCCTTGTTTTCCAGCGAGTTGCGTATCAGTCCCCATTTCCCCGAAGCAGCGCTGTTCTAGGGCTGGCTGCTTTCCTGTGCATGCTGTTGCCAGATTTTTTTAGGCAGAGGCTCTGCACTGGAGTGTAGAGAGTTGGAAACAGTTCCATCAACAGAGGCTACGTGTTCTCTCTTCCCCCTGTCACCTTTCTATCACCTATTCAAAACAGTTGAGTCAGCCCTGTTCTTGTATTTTGAATCATTAGAGAAAGGACAGAGGTGGTCGTTTTGAGGGGTCAGTTCTTTGCACAGAGGAGACGATGAAATTGTTTTTTACCAGCCTACTTCTAAGTGTCACTgcctggtttttctctttttcaaggaTTAGAACTAGAAGGACACACCAGCATTGGAGTATTATGCCCCTCAGACCCATGGTAACTAGATACTAAACAGGGGAGCTGTCTACCAACAGCCCAGACCTCCAGAAAATTTCTTGCCTACAGGGCCTCTGGGCCCCTTGAGAGACTGAGAATATTGACCAGATTCTTCCCAAACTGCTGCAGTGGAAGGTGATCTACAGGAGAACCATCCTTCCATTAGAAAATTTCTACTCAAAACAGAATGATCCCAAGAGCACTGTTGGGGATGCTatgaaaataaaaccagtgatggagacccctccccccccccgctttgTACCTGAGACATCTAGATTAACCCCAGGAGACTTGAGGGGAATTTGTGACTTGTAGGAAAAGACTAGACAACCATTGGGAATTCTCTAGATATGCTCATCCGAACGCAAGGAAATTGGCTTTGATCTTTTTTCTGATAGCATCTTCTAGCAAGTTGGAAGTCTCATGGGATAAAACTACAGTTCCCCTGGTTCAGTAGTCCAAACAGTGATTTTAAATGTCCCCTTTTCTGGATCCTTTGTAAACATGAAATCATTCCATGGATGGCTGCCTTATAATTTTGTCTCTTTCCACGTTAATTGTGAATggttaaacaattttttttgctgttttctgatttgttttatgatattaaatttttattagcgGATACCTTATGTGAATGGCTCATTACTTAATCTCTTGgcagtttgcttttctgtttgacGACTAGACTTGACCCACATTTGAACATCAGCAAAGGTAATGAAAAGCTTTCAAGGGCAGGGGAAAGATGTGCTCACTATATGCAAATCTTttagggaaggagggaagcaaaggaggaagggagatgaAGGACACAATACACCACGTGTCCCAAAAGATACTAATTCATtgacttttattttgctttgccaTTGGtgttaagaaatatttatgaaggtAGTGTACTCCAGAAAAGAGAAGCAAGCAATAGACCCCGATCACAGTGGTTCAGTCAAAGGGCAGAGTTGCTCTAGGAGTATATAGAGGCTGTGAATACCTGACCCTAGAAATAGAGATTTTAATAGAAGTGCAGTTTGTAAATTTGTTTCTAACTCCTGTAAGTTAGGGCAGCATCCTACAGTGTAGTTTTATAATGTCAGAAATAAGCGACCTTGTGTCCCATCGCTGTGTCTAAAACGCCCTTCCGCAGCCCCCTTGCCTCCTTCCAGCCTTGATCTAAAGTCTCCTTTAGTTAGGCCTCCTgtgaccaccctatttaaaactAATCTGCCCCACCTTGCCCCAGTGCTCCTtaccttgttctctttctttttctgtagcaCTGGTCACCTTTTAATctgctttataatatatatatatatccttactTTGCCCTTCCCTACTAAAACATAAGCTCCGGGAAGCTAGGTTCTCAATCTACTATGTGTGGCTAAGTGAATTGCTGTGGCCTGAGGGGGCACTTCCTGATCCGCGGCACTAATCTAGCCCTGCCCTAAGCAGCGGCAGGACCAGCTGCTGGCCGCGCGTCTAGCTCCGCCTGCGCCCAACTGAGGTGAGGAGTCTGCACACAGGGCTGAGTGTACAGGTGGGAAATTAACTGGGTTTGGGTTCCTAATCCACGACCAGCTAACCTTAGTAAGGGACTGTGTGACTGATGGAGGGACCTGAACATCTGGATCCCTTTTCTGGCTCCACTGCTGATTTCTGTTGCAATGTTAGCCATTGCCCAGTTTTCTAAACTTGGGTAGGAATGTGAGGGGAGACCTGTCCCATTCTGACTGCCTTCTTTATGGAGGGACCCTGGCAAATACGAGAGCCATCAGAGGAGGGAGCCCAGTGGAGACAGGATGAGAAGCCAGAGCGTTTGAGGAGGTGTGAAAGGAACTGAATGTTTGCCTTCATCTGGAATGTTCTTGGGGGGCAGAACTTGATGACCACCATCAGATTCTTCAAGGGCTGTCAAATGTATGAGAGCACAGAACTTATTTTATCCAGAAGGTGGAATGGGAGGTAAGCTGAGCCCTACTTCTTCTCCACTTACCTCTTCATTCAGCAGCGTTAACTCAGCACTGAGCCCTTCCTACAGACCAGATACTCGTAGGTGATGAGTGTTCAAAAGGGAGTAGGGGTCACTTCCAGGCCGTAAAGAGCTTGTGGTTCCGAGAGGGATTCAAACAAGGACAGAGTTGCCAGTAGCACCGGGAGGCAGGCACGGGGTGCTCGGGGAACGCATGGGGGCAAGGAACCCAGAGCGAGGCTTCAGGGACAACAtccagagggagaggaggcctGCGTGAATCAACGGCGGAGCAGTCGGGAATGGTTCTCTGAGCAGGAGGACCTCCATGGCAAAGGCCTGGTGGCACAGGAGAGAGAATGCAGACTCTGCGTAGAAGGTGCCACGGACTGGCTGAAGGATGGGGAGGCACCAACAGATGGTGTGTGAGATGTGTCCATTCCCTAGGTGACGTCTGTGCTTCCAGATTTAAAATTGCACAGATAATTGGGCCTAGCCAGGGTCTCCGTGCTTCCTGCCTCATCGGCAGCCTTCCCAGGTGCAGTCCCGGCTGACCTCTGGAGTTCCTGTCATCACTCGGATGATTCGGGGACGTGGTAGTCCAGAGATCCTTGTGCTCCAGGGGCTCCTATGGCCCCTCAAGGTGGAGCTTGGggacttttttcctcccttatccCTGCTTGTCTCCCCCACTTCCTGGCTGGGGCCCAAAGACCCCCTCCTCATCCCACTTGCAAACAGCTGTGTTAGTTATGGTTATGTACAGAGGGCCAGGTGGGAGCTCAGTCTTCCTTCTAGCCTTTGGTTCTCCCTCTCCAAAACTCCTCTGCCCCCTGCGCTCCGGTTTCCGTAAGGGCACATATCGTGGAACACGGCAGCTCTATGGCCACCCTCCACCTCTGAGCTGTCCAGGCTCTGTGTGAAGGTGGCGGTGAGAGCGGGAGGGGCAGGCATGAGAGTAGACCCTCCCTCCTGTTCTCTTCTGTCCCTGACTTTGCCCTGCTCGGTATTTGGGGAAGCCAGGAAAGAACATCTACTATTTGGACCTGGAGAAAACATTCTAAGGGTAGTGCGATGCTGCGAGTTGGCAGGGCCCCTTTTTGATATATGAAGCTGCGAGGGTTTcaaagaaacttgcccaaggtctttAATCAAGTAAAGGTGGAACCCCTGGCACCTGATCCAGTGAATTGCTAATTCGGTTCCGGATAAAAAACCGGCCCCCTGGCTCTTCCTCAGACGTTCTGGGAGAGTGTGTGGGATTGTAACAAAAATGGCTTTGGGTCTCCGGGCCAGACTGAACACATCCCTCTCCCCCAGTGAAATGTACTTGCTCTTAGAAACCAAATTAAGGTACACATTTCAATCCACACATCACCCACGAGGGGGAGCACTGGATACCTTCAGTGTTTCTGAGCAGTGTGCCGCCCCCAGCCGTGGCCTTGGATGCCACGGGACTGTCTTAGTGCCGTGAAGCAGCGGGCTGACTGGCAGGGCAGTAAGGTCCTTGGGTCGACCTCGGCAACCTTGGGTGTGGGCAGTCATcaggcagagagagggcagaAGCCTAGCAAGAGGTTGACCCTGCTGATGAGAACGGAACTATCACATCTAATGCAAGAATCTTCCAGCCCAGGGCATCTCAAATGCAGGACTGACTCTCCTTTGGCTCCCTCAGCCCCTTCACTTGGCCTGCTGGCTTCGAACGTGCATGCGGTGCCCTGTaccccacttcccctccctcctgggtTCCCCTGGGAGGCAGCCAAGCCCTTGCAGGTAAAGGAGCCTAAGACCCATGTTTGGCCTTAGAAAATGCAGTCAAAATGGAACACAATTCAATAAAAAGAGATAGGTGGTTTAAACCTCAGAAGGGGAGGACGGCATGGCATCACAAAAGTGATGTCATCTGAGCTGAATCTTGCCATCGGATTTTTGGGGAGATGAGAGGAGAAGCACTCTGGACTGAGGGCACAGCGAGTAAAAAGGGGCTGTGAAAGTTTGGTAGCTCCTCGGAATATCAGACCCGGCATGGCTGGGGcagaattggggggtggggggagagaagggggagtgCGGACAACAGGGTGGGACGAAGGAATGGGATCCAGTGGGGCTGagagaacactgaggcccagagatgctCGGTGATTGTCCTCAGTTCACACAACTGATAGCAGAGCCTGGATTTAAACCCCTCTTAACACTAAAAGCAGGCGACAAGTCTGCCATCTCCAGATTGCTTTCGCCTACATTCTCCACCACACCACAGGTCCTGGTTTATTCTCATGAGGGAAAGCTGAGGCCCCGAGGGGTTGGCGTCCATTTGATGTGCAAACAAGAAATTGCAGCACCTGAACGGGGCCAAGTGAAGACAAATCGATTCAGTAAGCATTTGTTGAGCACATACTACAGGCCCTGgactctgtcctcaaggagctcacagcctGGAAGGGATGCAAACACAGAGAGGAAAACTCCAAACGAGGCAGACAGACCTGTACTAGAacgggaggaggggcaaaggtcCATGGGAGCCAAGCAAAGATAACCCGAGTGATGGTGGTGTGGTTTTAGCCGAATCAGTGCCATACCCTGTGGAACCCAGGACAGGAACCCCAATGGTGGAATTGGGGTCGCAGGAGGGAAAGAGATTCCATGAGAGAGATGATGCTGTAGGAGGGCCTGGCCTACAGCCCAGATCTGttctgctgcttctgcttcttgGCCCCGTCGGGATGCTTGTGCTGGGTCCAGCCAGCAGCCTGACGCCAGTGCCAGGGCAGCCCAGGGAACCTAAAAGAGGCACATTCCTGGGTCCTTCACTTGGCACCAGCCTGGCCCGCCTGCCCGAGAGTGGGGTCAGGACAAAGAGGGCTGGGAGCTGAAGAGGCGGCACTATGGGAAGATCTGTTCTTGTCCTGGTTGCTGGGAGCTTTTGAGGCCCGATCAGGATGTGACTCCAGGGAGACCCTTGTTACCCCTTCCCTGTCTGAGAATGTCTTCCTGCCCGTTCCTGACTAGAGTGGGTTAAGGAAGACTCTGGCTCACTCTAGCTGAAGTGTAAGATCAGTGAGCTGGATCCCAGTCAGTATTCACACATTTCCTTACCATGGGCCAGTCACGTGTCATGGCCGTGCTTATACCTGTTTCATGGAACAGTGGTGACTATCACATGAGCCTGCAGACTCTGGATAAAAGCAACATCATGGTAATGTATGTTCTTtcatacagcaaaggaaatcaaaatgaaaaggcaacctaaggaatgggggaaaatatttgcaaaccatatatatggtaagagttaatatccaaaatatataaggaactcctataactcagTATAACCTGAtcaaaaaaatggacaaaggatggAATAGATATATTAGTACCAAGATAGGGCTATTAGTATGGGTGTGAACTGAGACGCTTATGTACAATATAAACACACCCTCTGGTGATTTTAAGGGACAAAATAGATGGTATAATCCCCCAGGGAAAATGCCTAAGCCAGGGATGGTATTGGCTCATGAGGACCAAACCACTACCGTGTTGTTACTAAATGAAGATTTACCaaaagacaccaaaagcaaaagcaaaataaacaggtGGGACTACATTGAACCAAAAATCTGCACAGCAAAccagcaacaaaatgaaaaggcaacctatggaatgggagaagatatctgtaaATCACTGATCTGATATGGGGCTAATATCCAAAGAACACAattcagtataaaaaaaaaaaacataatccgattaaaaagtgggcagaggaactgaacagatatttttccaaagaagaatggccaacaggtacatgaaaagtatcactaatcaggaaaatgcaaatcaaaaccacagtaagataccatttcacacctgtTAGCATAGCTGCTATCAAAAAGACAGCAGGTAATaagggttggcaaggatgtggcgGGAAGGGAACTCTCATGaaccgttggtgggaatgtaaattggtgcagccactatggaaaacagcatggaaattcctt
Encoded proteins:
- the SLC39A9 gene encoding zinc transporter ZIP9 isoform X3, with product MSSKGKHHQVSETQNVIASDKAAEIPVAHEHEHNHDHTQLHAYIGVSLVLGFVFMLLVDQIGSSHVHSTDDPETARPSNSKITTTLGLVVHAAADGVALGAAASTSQTSVQLIVFVAIMLHKAPAAFGLVSFLMHAGLERNRIRKHLLVFALAAPVMSMVTYLGLSKSSKEALSEVNATGVAMLFSAGTFLYVATVHVLPEVGGMGHSHRSDPTGGRGLSRLEVAALVLGCLIPLILSVGHQH
- the SLC39A9 gene encoding zinc transporter ZIP9 isoform X1, whose product is MDDFISISLLSLAMLVGCYVAGIVPLAVNFSEERLKLVTVLGAGLLCGTALAVIVPEGVHALYEDILEEAHVNLKEELQQMSSKGKHHQVSETQNVIASDKAAEIPVAHEHEHNHDHTQLHAYIGVSLVLGFVFMLLVDQIGSSHVHSTDDPETARPSNSKITTTLGLVVHAAADGVALGAAASTSQTSVQLIVFVAIMLHKAPAAFGLVSFLMHAGLERNRIRKHLLVFALAAPVMSMVTYLGLSKSSKEALSEVNATGVAMLFSAGTFLYVATVHVLPEVGGMGHSHRSDPTGGRGLSRLEVAALVLGCLIPLILSVGHQH
- the SLC39A9 gene encoding zinc transporter ZIP9 isoform X2 encodes the protein MDDFISISLLSLAMLVGCYVAGIVPLAVNFSEERLKLVTVLGAGLLCGTALAVIVPEGVHALYEDILEGKHHQVSETQNVIASDKAAEIPVAHEHEHNHDHTQLHAYIGVSLVLGFVFMLLVDQIGSSHVHSTDDPETARPSNSKITTTLGLVVHAAADGVALGAAASTSQTSVQLIVFVAIMLHKAPAAFGLVSFLMHAGLERNRIRKHLLVFALAAPVMSMVTYLGLSKSSKEALSEVNATGVAMLFSAGTFLYVATVHVLPEVGGMGHSHRSDPTGGRGLSRLEVAALVLGCLIPLILSVGHQH